From the Candidatus Nomurabacteria bacterium genome, one window contains:
- the mutM gene encoding bifunctional DNA-formamidopyrimidine glycosylase/DNA-(apurinic or apyrimidinic site) lyase, with translation MPELPEVQTTTMGLSKVLPKLTITDVWSDLPRMKVTRKDFVGTIKYLPYFNEFKKKVVGQKFISAERRAKNILINISGGNTILVHLKMTGHLMIGKYKYDKKENSWSPDESEENLALSDSYNKFIHVVFSLSNGKHLVFCDSRKFGTVKMIETSDVHTKSHISKLGPEPLEKSFTFEKFIETLSVKQKGKIKQVLMDQAVIAGIGNIYSDEMLWLSGIHPLSVVSKIPKPQMKQLYVAMGEVLKKGIDFGGDSTSDYRNIEGKKGAFHHHHNVYRKKDEKCGKRGCSGNITRIVASGRSAHFCPKHQKVYN, from the coding sequence ATGCCAGAACTCCCAGAAGTACAGACCACAACCATGGGTCTATCAAAAGTACTCCCAAAACTCACAATCACAGATGTGTGGAGTGATTTACCACGCATGAAAGTAACAAGAAAAGATTTTGTGGGAACAATAAAATATCTCCCATATTTCAATGAATTCAAGAAAAAAGTCGTAGGGCAAAAATTTATTTCAGCAGAACGTCGAGCAAAAAATATTCTCATAAATATATCTGGTGGAAATACAATTTTGGTCCACTTGAAAATGACTGGGCACCTCATGATCGGTAAATACAAATATGATAAAAAAGAAAATTCTTGGTCACCTGATGAAAGTGAGGAGAATTTGGCTTTGTCGGATTCATACAATAAATTCATCCATGTAGTTTTTTCACTTTCAAACGGCAAACATCTAGTTTTTTGCGACTCTAGAAAATTTGGCACAGTGAAGATGATAGAAACTAGTGATGTACACACTAAAAGTCACATCTCGAAACTAGGCCCGGAACCACTCGAAAAAAGTTTCACATTTGAAAAGTTTATTGAAACATTGAGTGTGAAACAAAAAGGGAAAATAAAACAAGTTTTAATGGACCAGGCAGTGATCGCAGGTATTGGTAATATTTATTCAGATGAAATGCTTTGGCTCTCAGGTATTCACCCACTTTCTGTTGTCTCCAAAATACCAAAACCACAAATGAAACAACTTTATGTGGCAATGGGAGAGGTATTGAAAAAGGGCATAGACTTCGGAGGAGACTCTACGAGTGATTATAGAAATATAGAAGGTAAAAAAGGTGCGTTTCACCATCACCACAATGTATACAGAAAAAAGGATGAGAAATGCGGCAAGCGCGGATGCAGCGGCAACATAACCCGCATAGTCGCGAGCGGACGAAGTGCACACTTCTGTCCTAAGCATCAAAAGGTGTATAATTAA
- a CDS encoding TrmH family RNA methyltransferase: MKNKILILDNIRSAENVGAIFRTCDAVGIEEIILSGTTPDPIDRFGRPNPKVAKSALGAEKTISWRHANETLVEVEKLKKDGYQIIAIELAENSTDYKKVSPEEKVVFILGSETDGISKNILDISDIIAEIPMQGNKESLNVSVSAGIALFRILGV; encoded by the coding sequence ATGAAAAATAAAATCCTAATCCTAGACAATATTCGCAGTGCTGAAAACGTAGGTGCGATTTTCCGTACATGTGATGCAGTAGGAATAGAGGAAATAATACTTTCTGGTACAACCCCAGATCCGATTGATCGCTTTGGAAGACCAAATCCTAAAGTAGCAAAATCTGCTCTCGGTGCAGAGAAAACAATATCTTGGAGACATGCGAATGAGACTCTGGTTGAGGTAGAAAAGCTTAAAAAAGATGGATATCAGATAATCGCGATTGAGCTCGCAGAAAATTCTACTGATTATAAAAAAGTTTCACCCGAAGAAAAGGTGGTTTTCATATTGGGTTCTGAAACAGACGGAATATCAAAAAATATTTTAGATATTTCAGATATCATAGCCGAAATCCCAATGCAGGGTAACAAGGAATCTCTGAATGTTTCTGTTTCAGCTGGAATTGCACTATTTAGAATACTCGGAGTCTAA
- the ruvA gene encoding Holliday junction branch migration protein RuvA, whose translation MILAIYSFFLKNESLSYTGKMIARLEGSVIEASEKWVILDVAGVGYRIYCSPETLSIVTKKESIALYTYLSVREDALDLYGFISSEEHDFFEMLLSVSGIGPKSALGVLSATTIDTLKQAIGSGDTSYLTKVSGIGRKTAEKIVIELRDKLRAHVNVNDTPGMLRAESDVVEALKSLGYSQNEARDALKEIDSSISGTSARIKEALKILGKK comes from the coding sequence ATGATTCTGGCAATTTATTCTTTCTTTTTAAAAAATGAATCTTTAAGTTATACTGGGAAAATGATTGCAAGACTAGAAGGTTCGGTAATAGAAGCGAGCGAGAAATGGGTTATTTTAGACGTAGCTGGAGTTGGCTACAGGATTTACTGTTCTCCAGAAACCCTGTCTATTGTCACCAAGAAGGAGTCTATAGCCCTCTACACATACCTGTCAGTGCGCGAAGACGCTCTAGATCTATATGGCTTCATAAGCTCAGAAGAACACGACTTCTTTGAGATGTTGCTCTCTGTGTCAGGCATTGGACCCAAGTCTGCTCTCGGCGTGCTTTCAGCTACAACTATAGACACATTGAAACAAGCCATCGGATCAGGCGACACTTCATATCTAACTAAAGTTTCTGGTATTGGACGAAAGACTGCAGAAAAAATCGTGATAGAGTTGCGCGATAAACTTCGCGCACATGTAAATGTAAATGATACCCCAGGAATGCTCCGCGCAGAAAGTGATGTTGTAGAAGCTTTGAAGTCACTTGGGTATTCACAAAACGAAGCTCGCGACGCACTAAAGGAAATCGACAGTAGTATATCCGGCACAAGTGCCCGCATAAAAGAAGCCCTCAAGATTTTAGGAAAAAAATAA
- a CDS encoding methyltransferase encodes MNNMLIKVTFISGLKEVVLHEMSRYPKLKIYEEGDEEIYLDLSSDFKILTELKSIINIYVIKRSDEFNPYFISKHKSVLGEIIDIVLKGSTDKFKTFRLSCAGSDSKEVKEIKDFIIQTYKLTSENEADLDIFIGKANSSWEVGVRLTSRPLTLRDYRVENIKGGLNPTVAYAMNSFCELDSAHSYLNIFSGSATLLIEAGLINKNLRLVGFDSNGKSNALAVENIKKAGLIKLIQLKTADIFNKPDLGSFDVIASDLPFGMQISKDEDLKKLYQCFVEYSEEFLNSKGTLVVYTTEHKLLTSILDKSKFKIIKLFDLKVSTVVGAYIYPKIFVCKF; translated from the coding sequence ATGAACAATATGCTAATAAAAGTGACTTTTATATCAGGACTGAAAGAGGTGGTTTTGCATGAAATGTCTCGATATCCAAAACTTAAAATATATGAAGAAGGGGATGAAGAAATATATCTCGATTTGAGTAGTGATTTTAAAATTCTGACGGAATTGAAAAGTATTATAAATATTTATGTGATTAAAAGGAGTGATGAGTTCAACCCATATTTTATTTCTAAACACAAATCAGTTTTGGGGGAAATAATCGATATTGTATTGAAAGGAAGTACTGATAAATTTAAAACATTCAGACTTAGTTGTGCTGGATCTGATTCTAAAGAAGTTAAAGAAATCAAAGATTTTATTATTCAAACCTACAAACTAACCTCAGAAAATGAAGCTGATTTAGATATATTTATAGGTAAGGCAAATAGTTCATGGGAAGTAGGAGTACGTCTAACTTCACGACCCTTAACTCTTCGAGATTATAGAGTAGAAAATATTAAAGGTGGACTAAATCCTACTGTTGCTTATGCAATGAATAGTTTTTGCGAACTTGATTCTGCCCATTCATATTTAAACATATTTTCTGGTAGCGCAACTCTTCTCATTGAAGCGGGGTTGATCAACAAGAATCTAAGACTTGTCGGATTTGATAGTAATGGAAAGAGTAATGCATTGGCAGTTGAGAATATCAAGAAGGCTGGACTTATAAAACTAATACAACTAAAAACAGCTGATATTTTCAACAAGCCAGACTTAGGAAGTTTTGATGTTATTGCGTCTGATTTGCCTTTTGGTATGCAAATTTCAAAAGATGAAGATTTGAAAAAGCTATATCAATGTTTTGTAGAATATAGCGAAGAATTTTTAAACTCAAAAGGAACACTTGTTGTGTATACAACGGAGCATAAACTTTTGACGTCTATACTTGATAAGTCAAAGTTTAAGATCATTAAATTATTTGACCTGAAGGTCTCAACGGTAGTAGGAGCTTATATTTATCCGAAGATTTTTGTTTGTAAGTTTTAA
- a CDS encoding CPBP family intramembrane metalloprotease, which yields MIILESLSFKQIDSFTPAIQIALICLLFILTLSIQRKQYKETGFTWEKYPWRISTFLSSAYEEIIFRGIVLFGLMYVLPVVWSVFISSILFGLWHLKNHKWQSKKDTIHQVLYTGIIFGPIACMITLWTGTIWMAVIVHYAHNILINVFNKYFKK from the coding sequence ATGATCATTCTCGAATCATTGAGTTTCAAACAAATAGACTCTTTTACACCAGCCATACAAATAGCACTTATTTGTCTTTTGTTCATACTCACACTAAGTATTCAGAGAAAACAGTATAAAGAAACCGGTTTTACTTGGGAGAAATATCCATGGAGAATTTCTACTTTCCTTTCTAGTGCTTACGAGGAAATAATTTTTAGAGGTATTGTATTGTTCGGATTGATGTACGTACTTCCAGTAGTTTGGTCAGTATTTATATCTTCCATTTTGTTTGGTCTATGGCATTTGAAAAATCATAAGTGGCAATCTAAAAAAGATACTATTCATCAAGTTTTATATACTGGAATAATTTTTGGGCCAATAGCTTGTATGATTACCTTGTGGACAGGAACTATATGGATGGCGGTGATTGTACACTATGCACACAATATATTAATTAATGTTTTTAATAAATATTTTAAAAAATAA
- a CDS encoding disulfide bond formation protein B: MSIETFNIIATIGSMLIGIFGITAIFLSFSNKKTQFSAFVSKKAYLIGFLITLGAVIMSLIYSDIYKYPPCVLCWYQRIFIYPQVVLFGLAMIKKYPKFLVAQINLALTTIGGAFSLYHVIITYTNFNPIPCPAAVSCTQRFVFTFGFSTIPLMAMFLFVGLLGVYFMLKRQSDSDLSTDTKQKTF; this comes from the coding sequence ATGTCTATAGAAACATTCAACATAATAGCGACCATCGGGTCTATGCTTATAGGGATTTTTGGTATAACCGCTATTTTTCTATCTTTTTCAAACAAGAAAACACAATTTAGTGCTTTTGTTTCAAAAAAAGCTTATTTAATTGGCTTTTTGATTACACTTGGTGCGGTTATTATGAGCCTAATATATTCTGATATATACAAATACCCTCCTTGTGTACTATGTTGGTACCAAAGGATATTTATATACCCTCAGGTTGTTTTATTCGGACTTGCTATGATAAAAAAGTATCCAAAGTTTTTAGTAGCTCAAATTAATTTGGCACTAACTACAATTGGAGGTGCATTTTCTCTATATCATGTGATTATTACATACACGAACTTCAATCCGATCCCTTGCCCTGCTGCTGTATCATGCACTCAAAGATTCGTATTTACATTTGGATTTTCAACTATTCCACTAATGGCAATGTTTCTATTTGTTGGTCTACTGGGTGTGTATTTTATGCTTAAAAGACAGAGTGATTCTGACTTATCCACAGATACTAAACAAAAGACTTTTTAG
- a CDS encoding 30S ribosomal protein S20, whose translation MPITKSAKKALRGSERKKVINDRRTKIMKDTIKRVEKLAKDKKADAKKMLPVAYAAIDKAMKRGVIKKNNASRKKARLSKITK comes from the coding sequence ATGCCAATTACAAAATCAGCAAAAAAAGCACTTCGTGGTTCAGAGCGCAAAAAGGTTATAAATGACCGACGCACAAAGATCATGAAAGACACAATCAAGCGTGTAGAAAAGCTAGCAAAGGACAAGAAAGCCGATGCGAAGAAAATGCTACCTGTTGCATACGCTGCAATCGACAAAGCTATGAAGCGCGGTGTTATCAAGAAAAACAACGCTTCTCGCAAGAAAGCTCGTCTATCAAAAATCACAAAGTAA